From a single Cyclobacterium marinum DSM 745 genomic region:
- a CDS encoding IS4 family transposase, whose protein sequence is MLLFLGKKRERSFFENNLTTIKSFSFSKDFLKLLKNNIENGLTRDRFRTTNTAFVRQRCLGFTDLIYFMLGLGKSSVQQELDNFFSDKSVSYSKGAFSQQRSKLNPKVFTWLNEQQCSFYYKKASHIRKWKGFRLIGIDGSTLQLPYSKELAKGFGHFETRTENGRKVVLARVSQAYDVLNQISIDAKIKHYRTSELALCESHLPCLGQGDLLIMDRAYAAFWLMSTLVQQQKSFVIRVKANRWKHAKAFLASTQKQQIIEVSPSKEALNRCRERNIPTEALKLRLVRVPIASGEDHILITNLVDHRKCPVKEIRELYRKRWPVEESFKLLKTRAELENLSGKTARAVLQDFNRIILRANLSNILSKTLTKKGIDYCNKKRKNTYQINRTQAYRKTKSIIDQLKQGMDKIIGKISDYAFKLLLQLEIVRPNRSVPRIKRYTARPSNFITYKP, encoded by the coding sequence ATTTTATTATTTTTAGGAAAGAAAAGGGAGCGTAGTTTTTTTGAAAATAATCTAACAACAATCAAGTCCTTTTCCTTTTCGAAGGACTTTTTAAAACTATTAAAAAACAATATAGAAAATGGATTAACACGCGATAGGTTCCGTACGACTAACACAGCGTTTGTTCGTCAGCGGTGTTTGGGTTTTACAGATCTTATCTACTTCATGTTGGGCCTGGGTAAATCGAGTGTTCAGCAAGAACTTGATAATTTTTTTTCCGACAAATCGGTCAGCTATTCCAAAGGAGCATTCAGTCAGCAACGATCCAAACTAAACCCCAAGGTGTTTACATGGCTCAATGAACAACAATGTTCTTTTTATTATAAAAAAGCCAGCCATATTCGTAAATGGAAAGGTTTTCGGCTTATAGGTATCGACGGCAGTACTTTGCAGCTTCCTTACAGCAAAGAATTGGCAAAAGGTTTTGGCCATTTCGAAACCCGGACTGAAAACGGGAGAAAAGTAGTGTTAGCCCGTGTTTCCCAAGCCTACGATGTACTCAACCAAATCAGTATAGATGCCAAGATCAAACATTACAGGACAAGTGAACTTGCTCTGTGTGAAAGTCATCTTCCCTGTCTAGGGCAGGGCGACCTGCTTATAATGGATAGGGCTTATGCGGCCTTTTGGCTCATGTCCACATTGGTTCAGCAACAGAAATCCTTTGTCATCAGGGTAAAGGCAAACAGATGGAAACATGCAAAAGCATTTTTAGCATCTACCCAAAAACAGCAGATCATAGAGGTGTCCCCTTCCAAAGAGGCCTTAAACAGGTGTAGGGAAAGGAATATTCCTACTGAGGCACTCAAATTAAGGCTCGTACGGGTACCGATTGCATCAGGAGAAGACCATATATTGATAACCAACCTAGTTGACCATAGGAAGTGCCCTGTCAAGGAAATACGTGAGCTATACAGGAAAAGATGGCCTGTTGAAGAGTCTTTCAAGCTACTCAAAACCAGGGCGGAACTTGAAAACCTGAGCGGAAAGACGGCCAGGGCCGTTCTCCAGGATTTTAATAGAATCATTCTCAGGGCCAACTTGAGCAACATCCTCAGTAAAACACTTACCAAAAAAGGGATTGACTACTGTAATAAAAAACGGAAAAACACTTATCAGATCAACAGAACCCAAGCGTATCGTAAAACCAAATCTATAATTGATCAACTCAAACAAGGAATGGACAAAATCATTGGAAAAATATCTGATTATGCTTTCAAACTGTTGCTTCAACTTGAAATAGTACGGCCCAACAGGTCAGTTCCTAGAATAAAAAGGTATACTGCCAGACCCAGTAATTTTATAACTTATAAACCTTAA